A single region of the Grus americana isolate bGruAme1 chromosome 3, bGruAme1.mat, whole genome shotgun sequence genome encodes:
- the SNAP25 gene encoding synaptosomal-associated protein 25 isoform X1, which translates to MAEDADMRNELEEMQRRADQLADESLESTRRMLQLVEESKDAGIRTLVMLDEQGEQLERIEEGMDQINKDMKEAEKNLTDLGKFCGLCVCPCNKLKSSDAYKKAWGNNQDGVVASQPARVVDEREQMAISGGFIRRVTNDARENEMDENLEQVSGIIGNLRHMALDMGNEIDTQNRQIDRIMEKADSNKTRIDEANQRATKMLGSG; encoded by the exons ATGGCAGAAGACGCAGATATGCGCAATGAGTTGGAAGAAATGCAGCGGCGTGCTGACCAGCTTGCTGATGAA TCCCTTGAGAGCACCCGTCGGATGCTGCAGCTTGTTGAAGAG AGTAAAGATGCTGGTATCAGGACTTTGGTTATGTTGGATGAGCAAGGAG AACAACTGGAACGCATCGAAGAGGGAATGGACCAAATCAATAAGGAcatgaaagaagcagaaaagaatttGACGGACCTAGGAAAATTCTGTGGTCTTTGTGTCTGTCCATGTAACAA GCTTAAATCAAGTGATGCTTACAAAAAAGCCTGGGGCAATAATCAGGATGGTGTTGTAGCCAGCCAGCCTGCACGTGTCGTAGATGAACGGGAGCAGATGGCCATCAGTGGTGGCTTTATCCGCAG GGTAACAAACGATGCCCGGGAAAATGAAATGGATGAGAACCTCGAGCAGGTCAGCGGCATTATTGGCAACTTACGTCACATGGCCCTGGACATGGGCAATGAGATCGACACACAGAATCGCCAGATTGACAGGATCATGGAGAAG GCTGATTCCAACAAAACCAGGATTGATGAAGCCAACCAGCGTGCAACAAAGATGCTGGGCAGCGGTTAA
- the SNAP25 gene encoding synaptosomal-associated protein 25 isoform X2: MAEDADMRNELEEMQRRADQLADESLESTRRMLQLVEESKDAGIRTLVMLDEQGEQLDRVEEGMNHINQDMKEAEKNLKDLGKCCGLFICPCNKLKSSDAYKKAWGNNQDGVVASQPARVVDEREQMAISGGFIRRVTNDARENEMDENLEQVSGIIGNLRHMALDMGNEIDTQNRQIDRIMEKADSNKTRIDEANQRATKMLGSG; encoded by the exons ATGGCAGAAGACGCAGATATGCGCAATGAGTTGGAAGAAATGCAGCGGCGTGCTGACCAGCTTGCTGATGAA TCCCTTGAGAGCACCCGTCGGATGCTGCAGCTTGTTGAAGAG AGTAAAGATGCTGGTATCAGGACTTTGGTTATGTTGGATGAGCAAGGAG AACAACTCGATCGTGTTGAAGAAGGCATGAACCATATCAACCAAGACATGAAGGAGGCcgagaaaaatttaaaagatttaggGAAATGCTGTGGCCTTTTCATATGTCCTTGTAACAA GCTTAAATCAAGTGATGCTTACAAAAAAGCCTGGGGCAATAATCAGGATGGTGTTGTAGCCAGCCAGCCTGCACGTGTCGTAGATGAACGGGAGCAGATGGCCATCAGTGGTGGCTTTATCCGCAG GGTAACAAACGATGCCCGGGAAAATGAAATGGATGAGAACCTCGAGCAGGTCAGCGGCATTATTGGCAACTTACGTCACATGGCCCTGGACATGGGCAATGAGATCGACACACAGAATCGCCAGATTGACAGGATCATGGAGAAG GCTGATTCCAACAAAACCAGGATTGATGAAGCCAACCAGCGTGCAACAAAGATGCTGGGCAGCGGTTAA